One Primulina tabacum isolate GXHZ01 chromosome 10, ASM2559414v2, whole genome shotgun sequence DNA segment encodes these proteins:
- the LOC142504922 gene encoding protein MANNAN SYNTHESIS-RELATED 1-like produces MVIDLRQVMAAILTFSMFIMLGNMIKRDHIDPFFETAQESPRDADNEFRVSKTSEVVLVEESYGPWQQHDYKPAKRCWKKPTFKGKGQSNGYIFFSLTHGPEFHASQVANAVEVARRLGATLALPDVKGTKFGGKKFFGDIYDVNNFVGTLKGVVRVDEHPPIELSNSKLPIVSIPERVSEGFIGSEIEPVFRAKRNLRIVTRFDSSPIKAKENKLASTYQCPAMFESLKLQAELQGLVDSMVGALRSLSQTSKGRFVVIDLMSEMLQNKSCLEADASSKQCYNGEEMAEFLTRIKFRKQVTVYSTQTGRQDGGFKEFRNAFPNTFTKDVIMPAYGKAKFLNSEITEYERLLDYYMCAQGDVFVPAVIGRFYSSVLGQRIASGRTQVFVPAEKGGASNDSATDYLSLYIRKKNHEAHSCFC; encoded by the exons atggTGATTGACTTGAGGCAAGTGATGGCTGCAATCCTTACATTTTCCATGTTCATAATGCTGGGAAACATGATCAAAAGGGATCATATTGATCCATTTTTT GAAACCGCGCAAGAGTCACCCAGAGACGCTGATAACGAGTTCAGAGTTTCGAAAACCAGTGAGGTTGTATTGGTGGAAGAGAGTTACGGCCCCTGGCAGCAACATGACTACAAACCAGCCAAACGTTGCTGGAAAAAACCGACATTCA AAGGAAAAGGTCAGTCAAATGGCTACATCTTTTTCTCACTGACTCATGGCCCTGAATTTCATGCTTCCCAG GTAGCCAATGCTGTTGAAGTAGCAAGGCGTCTTGGTGCAACACTTGCACTCCCTGATGTAAAAGGAACTAAATTTGGAGGAAAAAA gTTTTTCGGAGACATCTACGATGTCAACAACTTCGTTGGAACCTTGAAGGGAGTAGTCCGAGTTGACGAGCATCCACCCATTGAACTATCCAACTCGAAGCTCCCCATTGTGAGTATCCCTGAAAGAGTTTCAGAGGGTTTCATCGGCTCAGAAATTGAGCCCGTTTTTCGTGCCAAAAGAAACTTGAGGATTGTCACTCGCTTCGATTCTTCACCGATAAAGGCAAAAGAGAACAAGTTAGCAAGTACATACCAATGCCCCGCCATGTTTGAAAGCCTTAAACTTCAGGCTGAGTTGCAAGGACTTGTGGATTCGATGGTGGGAGCATTGCGAAGCCTGAGCCAGACATCTAAAGGACGTTTCGTCGTCATCGACCTAATGTCGGAAATGCTGCAGAATAAGAGCTGCCTGGAAGCTGATGCATCGAGTAAACAGTGCTACAATGGGGAGGAGATGGCGGAGTTTTTGACGAGGATTAAGTTTAGAAAACAGGTAACTGTGTATTCAACTCAGACAGGACGGCAGGATGGCGGTTTCAAAGAATTCAGGAATGCTTTTCCCAACACTTTTACTAAG GATGTAATAATGCCGGCTTATGGAAAGGCCAAGTTTTTAAACTCAGAAATTACTGAATATGAAAGGTTACTCGACTACTACATGTGTGCGCAAGGAGACGTGTTCGTTCCAGCAGTCATAGGCAGGTTCTATTCCAGCGTCTTGGGGCAGAGGATTGCTTCCGGCAGGACACAAGTGTTTGTTCCGGCCGAGAAAGGTGGTGCCTCGAATGATTCTGCAACCGATTACCTGTCCCTCTATATACGAAAGAAGAATCATGAGGCGCACTCATGCTTTTGTTAA